In Flavimarina sp. Hel_I_48, the DNA window AGAAGAGAAAAGCAAAGGCTAAGATTTTATCTTTTTAAAACCATCCAAACCTTCTGAAAATCGCATATTAAAAGCAACTTTCAGAAGGTTTGGTTTTTTAATAAGCGGCGTCCATAAGGCGTTTCATACTTATATCTTCATAATTACGCATCACAAACTCCAGTGCGGTGGTTACGATCTGTCCCATAGAGCGGGCCCTCTTAAATTTTGGGTCTGTGGTGTAATCATACAACTGGCCACGCAACTCCTGCAAGTTCTCTTTACTTGATATTTGATCCATGCGCATACATTTAAGTAATTTGCGTAGGCGTGTCTTGGAAGTTTTGATCCGTTTGGCCAGTACAGCGCGTTCCTCTTCTCTATACTGCTCTATGGAATTGTTTCCCAAACGATTTGAAACAAGATTTACCATCTTAAAGTTTTCCTTGAAGATATGAGGTCTATATACCTTAAAGTTACCTTCATAGCACTGCTGATCAAAATCTATAGCCCGAATTTTATATTTGATATGGTCAAAGTCATGTGTGGGAATTACCACATAGTTATAAGAACGCATATCTCCCAGAAGCAGGATCATGCAGCGCTCGTTAAATTTTACAAATTCTTTTGCAATCTGTGATTTACCCACATCATCGCAGGTCTCCAGATATTCATCTATAAAAACATCACCAGCAATCCCGGCAATGTGCTCTTCGATCAAAGTGTCTTTGTAAACCAAAAAATTGATTCGGTTAGGGGATAAAATATGTTCCAGTTCCAGACCATAAACCCGACTGGCATCTGCTTTTTTTACATAAAAATAAGTATAGTTGTCGTTAAAAATATTCTTTATCTTTATACGGAAGGGTTTTGAGTTCCCAAACGTGCAATAGTCAATCGCCGCTACTTTTAAGAAAGGGAGTATATTTTTATTACCATCAGAATGCAAAATGGTATAAACCTGTTTGAGACTTGACTCTAATTCTTCCCGCTCGTGATCTGGATAATAAACACTTATCCAGAGGGTGTCGTTATCGTTCTTGTCATAAACGCTCACCCCTCCCGAAAAGCGCAGAAGATCATCGTAAAACACCGGTATCTTGGTATCACGGTTGTATCTTATGAGATATTCCTGAAGCTTATCGCTTACGGGATACGTGGGTTTCTTCTTTGACATCAATCTGTCCTTCATTTTATTTGCATTTTTGTAAAGATAAGAAAGCGGTGTAACAAATGCACTTGATGCTCGTCTTGTAGTAACAACATGAATTTCATGTGCTGAGTTCAATTTAAACCATTCTGTTTTGAAAAAAATCCTAACGCTTAATAACCTCTCTAAACGCTATGGCAACGTGAAAGCGGTAAACGACCTTTCTTTTACTATAGAGCAGGGCAACGTTTATGGTATTCTGGGACCTAACGGAAGCGGGAAATCCACTACCCTGGGCATGGTACTTAACGTCGTGAATCCCACTAGTGGGACTTTTAAATGGTTTGATGGCGGCACTTCCACGCACGAGGCGCTTAAGCATGTAGGTGCTATTATTGAACATCCCAACTTTTACCCGTATATGACCGCGGCGCAAAACTTAGAGCTTGTGTGCAGCATCAAGAACGTAAAGCCTGAGAAAATTGATGAAAAGCTTCAAATTGTAGGTCTTTTAGACCGGAAGAAGAGCAAATTCAGTAGTTTTTCGCTGGGTATGAAACAGCGGCTTGCGATTGCTTCTGCCCTGCTCAATGATCCTGAAATTCTCATTCTGGACGAACCCACAAATGGTCTCGACCCTCAGGGAATTCACCAAATACGGGAGATCATCAGAAAAATTGCGGCTACTGGCACCACAATCCTTCTCGCCTCCCACTTACTTGACGAGGTTGAAAAAGTCTGTAGCCATGTCGTTATCATTCGCAATGGAGTTAAACTGTATGCCGGTCCCGTAGATGAGCTCAATGTAAACAATGGCTTTTTTGAACTTAAAGCCGAAAATATGGTGGAATTGACCAATTTGATCCAAAACCATCCTGATTTTGGCCAAATAAAGGAAGAAAATGGTTTAATAACGGCAGTACTAAAAAATCCACTGGCGGCTCAGGATCTCAACAGGCAGTTTTTTGACAACGGCATAGCGCTCACCCATCTTGTGAAGAGAAAAGAGAGTCTTGAAGAGCAATTTTTGCAGCTTACAAACAACCTAAACTAGAATTGACCATGCTTCGATTATTACAAATAGAATTCTACAAACTTAAACACAGCCGTTCTTCAAAAATTCTGGCACTTGCTTATTTTATATTGCTTTCTCTCATTGCACTTGTAACATCTATTAAATTCAGTCTGGGCGGCAGGGAGATAAGCGTTGCAGATATGGGAATATTCAATTTCCCTATCATTTGGCATTTTACGACCTACATCGCTTCAATGCTCAAATTTTTTCTGGCGATCGTCATTGTTTCCATGATGTCCAATGAATATAGCAACCGTACGCTCAAGCAAAATTTAATAGATGGTTTGAGCAAAAAAGAGTTTGTGCTCTCTAAATTTTATACGGTTATTGCGTTCTCATTGCTTTCCGCAATTTTCGTATTTATTCTGACACTCATTCTGGGTTACTCGTTTTCAGATTATACTGAATTCAGTATCGTGACCCGCGAGGTAAGTTTTGTTTTCGCCTACTTTTTAAAGTTGGTCGCCTTCTTTTCCTTTTGCTTGTTTCTGGGTGTACTGGTCAAACGTTCTGCATTTGCACTGGGCTTTCTTTTTGTTTGGTGGATCATAGAGAACATTTTCTATGGGATCTTCCGCTATCAGCTGGGCGCTGATATTTCAAAGGCAATACTTCAGTTTTTTCCGCTGGAAGCGATGTCTAATTTGATAGACCGTCCCGTAGAACGGTTGGATTTTGTACAGGCTGCTGCTAACCAGTTACAGGCAAATATAGGTGTTGATTATGCGCTGCACTGGTACGAGGTGCTGATCGCCAGTTTATGGATATTCCTTTTTATATATGGTACCCTTTCCCTTCTGAAAAAGCGTGATTTATAGTATTTTAGTGTTTCATT includes these proteins:
- a CDS encoding ABC transporter permease, whose amino-acid sequence is MLRLLQIEFYKLKHSRSSKILALAYFILLSLIALVTSIKFSLGGREISVADMGIFNFPIIWHFTTYIASMLKFFLAIVIVSMMSNEYSNRTLKQNLIDGLSKKEFVLSKFYTVIAFSLLSAIFVFILTLILGYSFSDYTEFSIVTREVSFVFAYFLKLVAFFSFCLFLGVLVKRSAFALGFLFVWWIIENIFYGIFRYQLGADISKAILQFFPLEAMSNLIDRPVERLDFVQAAANQLQANIGVDYALHWYEVLIASLWIFLFIYGTLSLLKKRDL
- a CDS encoding ABC transporter ATP-binding protein; translated protein: MKKILTLNNLSKRYGNVKAVNDLSFTIEQGNVYGILGPNGSGKSTTLGMVLNVVNPTSGTFKWFDGGTSTHEALKHVGAIIEHPNFYPYMTAAQNLELVCSIKNVKPEKIDEKLQIVGLLDRKKSKFSSFSLGMKQRLAIASALLNDPEILILDEPTNGLDPQGIHQIREIIRKIAATGTTILLASHLLDEVEKVCSHVVIIRNGVKLYAGPVDELNVNNGFFELKAENMVELTNLIQNHPDFGQIKEENGLITAVLKNPLAAQDLNRQFFDNGIALTHLVKRKESLEEQFLQLTNNLN